Genomic window (Daucus carota subsp. sativus chromosome 5, DH1 v3.0, whole genome shotgun sequence):
atttgtttttaaaatttccatttttctgaataaaaatctaaatattaattttttttaaaaaataactaaattgtACTTTATAGAAATACTAAAATACGTGCTTCGTCACGGTCCTGATATATAATTCCAGGGACGGTGGGAATAATTGATAttcttttgtctttttttttttttacaatgcaggcttatatgccttacacaTTAGTATCTGTTTTTTCACtgcttgacacgtattttaatgctcttataaattataattctgtaacttattttcaagattttattttttcagaataaaaaaatatacaataaatttctATTCAAAACAGTTGTTgtagaactaaaaacgggggtgagcgattcgtgcttcggACTGGTCTCGATgtgagatgcctacgtatcttctgcttggagaagaatcaagtccaaaacgtagttctagttatgaggggtagagccctttatataggcgcttcggagtcagaagtcggatggaagtatgattccgtgtatcagacttcttatcgaagtaggtttcgaagcaagagataagatagaactcttatcctcttgttgttgacgtttatccgaacttctgaatatttatctgctagaatcagatgtattatagaattTAGACTCGTAACTGGACCTCTAACTGgacctctattaattaattacgaaattaattaacatttaagagcctcaggccctatttaactgggctttagtgttcttgggcttttaatattaaatattacttctgactcatatcatttgccccccaactttcgacaagttttgtaaaaacttttcaaaagttgctgagtCCTCATCGGCTTTCTGAGCTCCTGATTCATATATCATGCGAGAAAGCTAACTTCTGCAAATTCCTATCGTCCAAGGtctgaagttccataaatagcgcaaggatctcaCCGATCTTAACTACTTTGAAACAATTCGAGAGATGATTCGAATTGACTGTATAGTAAAGATAGCTCTGTTTCGTATCCTTCGGGATCgtacttcatttttgattggagTATCGGAAGACATGAgtctttcttttgatttttcgaGTCGTTTTCATGACACTACGAGTCTTTTTTATTGGTACAATAAGTATCCTTCAAAATTACGTTCGTAATGGTACTTTCGAGTACTTTCGTATTTTTTCAgggctaaattcaaattaattggaatttttataattaaattccaattttctagaatttttcgagcctttaaataattttcaaaatatatttgaaattaggaTTTCAATTTAATGATTTTCCCTGAATTTTCAGGATTTTTCCCATATTTTTTGAGGAATATTCAGCACTTTAtgaataaatcataatttacttTCCATAAATatcccttctttatgtgtatgcttccttggcgtgggtgtcccacgccaaggagacgtTTGTCTAGGCACGCCAAGGAAGACATGCTTCCTGGGCGTCGTTGGTGCCTAAAGGTTCAACAGCaaaatgcttccttggcgttggtcaaccacgccaaggaggcattcaTATAAGCACGCCAGGGAAGATGTGCTTCCTGGGCGTTGTTGGTCCACCAGGATTCAACAATgatatgcttccttggcgttggtcaaccacgccaaggaggcattcaCGTAAGCACGCCAAGGAAGGTGTGCTTCCTGGGCGTTGTTGGTCCACCGGGATTCAACAATgatatgcttccttggcgttggtcaaccacgccaaggaggcattcaCGTAAGCACGCCAAGGAAGGTGTGCTTCTTTAGCGTTGTTTTGGTGCTAACTTGAACTAGTTAGATCCTGTGGGCCAAGATCTATATCTGTCAGGCCTaggatatttttttcttttttgttttcatatatatatatatagatatttcTCATGTTCTTCTAGAACCttcaaaaaaattttgaatcaCATGGGCTTGCCGCCCAAACTCGGCCCATCCACCGGCTAGAAAGCCCATTTTACCGAATACAGGCAGTAACCCTAGGGCTTACCGGCAGTTGAACCGGTTATCATCCCTTATATATAGAGTGACTGAGGGACTCCTTTTCATTCACTATTCTTTCCAAATCTTAGAGCCCAAACACTTTCCCAAGTTTCTCTCAAATCTCTCTAATTTTTTAGGCAATCTCCAGGAAGATCCCAGTTTCCGGCCGATATTCAAGCGATTTTCCAGTTTCCGGCCGATATTCAAGCGATTTTCCAGTTTCCGAGCAATCTTCATCTCTTCTTCATCATTTTCTGGGTCTAGAGCATTCATCCGAAGAATATCAATGGCAGATTCAAGTTCTTCCCAACAATCACAGCTTTCCCAGCCCTCCAATGCTCATCCTCGCGCGAACCGAGGTAAAAAGAAATCCCTAGTTCATGCTAGTGTCTTTTCTCTTAGAGATTTACTTTCAGATTTTGGGGAAGCTTTTCCCAACTTGTTGCATTTAGAATCGTATCAGTTTCCTTCAAAATACGATCAAAAAGCCGTAGATACCATTGCTGTGGCTTTTGGGATAAATGGGCCATACAGGGCTGTGGCTCCGGGCCCAAATGATAGGTCTTGCTATCCAAAGCCCGGAGCCCTTAGGATTTATAAAGAAACTCTCTATGCCGGGTTTAGGTTCCCTCCCCCCATGTTTGTTGGCAGGCTTTTGGCTGAGGCCCGTATCTGCCCGACCCAACTTCAGCCCAATGGGTGGAAGTTCATTTACTGTTTTTTAGTCCAATGTAGGAAACACAATTTAGAGCCTAGTGTTGCAGTGTTTAGATATTTGTTCAAGTTCGTGAATGCACCCAACGATGAGGGATGGGTAAAAATCCAATATAGGAATGTGGCCCGTAGTATTTTTGTTTCTGACACAGCTCCTGACTCCCTCCCTCTTTGGAAAAAACAATGGTTTTATGTTTATATGGAGGGGGCCAGTTGGGAGGACTGTTTCTATTCCAACTTTAGTCGGGCCGAAGACGGGCCCGTTAGATCTCTTAAGTTGGGCCTAGAAGAAGAGGCCGCCATTCGCATCTTGATGGGAGACAACCTCCATCATTGCTCTCTGCTGCTTTCAGAGGCCTCACTTCAAGCACACGGGCTTAGTGATTTAGGCCCAAAGGGTATTCCCTTTTTCCTCtcgttatttttatttttatttttcttactgGATTTGACTATGGGCCTTAACTTGTTTGTACGTTTCTTCCGCAGCCCTTGCCACCCTGGGCAATATTTTTAAGAAGAGGGAGACGGCCGCTTCGAAGGCCATTCCTGTGGAGAAGGCCCGTACCAAGCGGCCCAGGAAGGAGGGTGGTTCTCCCATTGTGGAGAAAGTTCCGGCTTTCATAGCCGAGAGGCCCACTGCTATCGATGAGGACCCAAATCCTTACGTGGTTCAGTGGGGCCTCTTAAACAAGGACACTATAGTGGGCGATTCTCGGGCCGCCGCTGAGTGGTCCAAGAATGTGGTGACCCCGAGGGACAAGGCCCACGTGGTCGAGTCCTCGGACGATCTACAGATCGAGCTTCTCGGAGCACAGGCTGTTGCTTCGGTAAAAAATCTCAACTTTACTTAGTGTTTTTGGCTCCCTTTTTCTTTCTTATGTTTAGTACTTAGAGTACTTTTTCTTGTGTTAACTTCTCTCTTTTTGCAGGTTAATACTTACCTCCAAGCGGCCCTCCACAACTTGAGGGAGGTGAGGACCGAGAAGACGATCGCCGAGCGCGATCGCGATAGATACCTCGAGTCCTCTACGGCCAACTTCGAACGCTTCCGTGAGGTGGAAAAGGAGTTGGCGATCGAGAAGGAGAGGGTTCGAACCCTGGAAGCTGAGCTGGATCGGGTCCGGACGGAGGCAATTGAGGACTTCAAGAAGTCCAAAGAGTACGAGGACTTGATGGCGGCCGAGTACGACGCGGCTTTCCCTGAGACCTTTAAGAGTTGCTGGGAGGCCATCATCGAGGAACTCGGCTCTAAGATTGAGGGGGTCACTTTGGAGAAGTTCCCCGTTCCCCCGATCCCGGGGAAGACCTCAGAATCCTCAGAGGACctcgaggaaacggagttcgggGACTCCCATCCACTCGAGACCCAGGAGGAGGAAGCGCAAGATGGGGTTGATTCCCCCATGGCCGAGGATGTGGAGAAGGAAGAGGAGGTCCCTGAGGAGGAGGGGAAAGCCAAGGAAGGGGATGACCAGTTTGATGATGGTTTACCCTAGATTAGATAGCCCTGCGTGGCTttggtttatttatttatctggATATTTATATCAACCCTTCGGGGTTTAACTCTTTTGTTTATTCGTTAACCATATTTATCAAGTTAACTTCTTTTGCATATCATGCTTTTAGCTTCGAGCCTCATTTAGCACTTTTCAACTTCGAGTTTTTTATCCATATTGTTTCATATCTAGGATTTCCTTCTTTAAACATGTAAGTTCAATTTAGAACTTGTGAACTTTTCATCAACGAAAGCACAAGTACAAGGAAAAATGACTTGGATAAACATGCTATATAATCCTCAGgactttattattatagtaaaagaaataactatctttggaaatcaactacatggcagtggtcaacatgaccttattttTGTGGTAACTACTACCTTCTGTTATCACAGAATagacattaaatataatatatctttaagttggtTGCATGCCAACTTCTGGGAACTTCAACTCCTTCCAAGGTTTGGAGTATAtatgagccatggcctgtgACATTCTTAACttggtaggggccttcccaattcggagccatcttgcctttggggCCTACCCCAGAAGcttcaatttttctaagtaccagatctccttcccggaagtatcgctccttaacccgtaggttatagtaataggaagctcgtttctggttttccacaatcttagcatgagcttcgtcacgaatctcatcaatcatatcaagtgcaagtctcataccttcttcattggcttctggctcatactgctggaccctggaggatgtatgagtgatttcaagtggcaccactgcctcggctccataagccagctgaaagggggttgccccagttgaaaccttacaagttgttcgatacgcccatagtatagggagtatctcatcggcccatgacccctgggctttctcaactcttttcttcagtccatcaaggattatcctattggccacctcagcttgtccattagcttgaggatgggcaactgAAGTGAAGCGTAACCCAATCGAGTAATCCTCACAATAACCTCTAAACTCGGCATTAttgaactgagtcccattgtctgtaaccatgactcgaggtattccGTACCTGCAGATAATGTTTTCCCACACAAATtgagcaacttgcttggtggttatcttggccaacgGCTTGGCTTCAATCCACTTAGTGAAATAATCAATCGCAACCAATAGAAACTTTCTCTGCGCACTAGCAAGTGGAAATGGTCCAAGAATATCCATCCCCCATATTGCGAAGGGGAtaggagtattgatagatgtcaGCATCTCAGGTGGTTGTCGTACAACGGGTGcaaacctttgacaacgatcacatctTTTTACATAGTCTTGAGCGTGCTTTAGCATATCTGGCCAATAGAATCCAAGGCGAGTTACTTTATGAGCTAATGCTCTTCCACCgaggtgttggccacataccccttcatggacttctctaagggcttcccgagcctcatccggcctcaaacatctcaaataagggatcacaaacgattttctatataaggtcccctcaatgagtacatacttaagggcccttacctgtaactttcgtgcttcatcagcattaggcGGTAGGTGACCGCTTTGTAAGTACaacttaatctcatccatccaagtggccccggtgtcaatgggggcaactaactttgcttcgatacttggggttttcaaaacctgataataaacgcttcctgaacatacctcatcatcggaggatgcaaattgtgataaggcatcagccttggtgttctcctcccttggcacatattctaccaagcattcttcgaatactgccatctgggtctttacaatccttagatatttcagcatagtctcctcacgggcttcaaactcaccattcacttggaagactacaagctttgagtcaccacagactttcaaattctttacccttAAGGTTCTAGCTAGACCAAGTCCAGCTATTaatgcttcatactctgcttcattattagtggtcggaaagtctagcttaatagcatattccacagtaaagccatcagggcttttgagcacaagtcctgcaccactaccttttgtttttgaagccccgtcaaaaaatagtagccaatattctttaggtttttcttccttagtaggttcttctaccttgtctccttgccccccgacttcctggttgctaatggtgcattcaactaggaagtcagctaaggcctgagctttaatcgccgttcgaggcttgtatcggatatcaaattctccaagctcaatggcccacttgatcaatcttccactagccttagggctatgtataacatttcggagaggttggtctgtcaagacttctatcttatgagactgaaagtaaggtctcaacttcctcgaggccgtaatcatggccaaagcaaacttttctatcactgagtaattgagctcagccccatgcagaaccttgctcacatagtataccggtttctggactttggattcctcccgaacCAAGACGGCACTTAGCGCTTGTTCCGAGACAGCTAAGTATACATACAGGGTTTCGCCCTCTACGGGTtttgataagagtggtggctctgccatatatttctttagatgttcgaaggccacttggctctcatccgtccattcaaagttcttaaccttttttaatgctttgaagaaaggcaagcacttgtctcctgacttggatacaaaccttcccaaggctgcaattcttcctgtcagtttctgaacatcccttacactctttgggggttccatatctaggatagcttttatcttgtcggggttggcttcaataccacgctttgagaccatcaaacccaggaacttcccagaaccgaccccaaaggcacacttagctgggtttaacatcatcttatgcgtcctcaggacttcaaaggcctccctaaggtgttcaaggtgatctgctttgttcaagcttttcaccaacatatcgtctacatatacctccatagtcttaccaatcagatgtttaaacatcttgtttgcaaggcgttggtatgttgctcctgcattcttaagtccaaaagccataaccaaataacaaaatacaccaaagtcagtgataaacgataccttgggtacatcgtccttgtccatccggatctgattatatccgctgaagccatccatgaaACTTAGCATCTCATGGCCAGCAGTGGCATCTATCATCGTATCAATTCTCGGAAGAG
Coding sequences:
- the LOC135152817 gene encoding uncharacterized protein LOC135152817 produces the protein MADSSSSQQSQLSQPSNAHPRANRGKKKSLVHASVFSLRDLLSDFGEAFPNLLHLESYQFPSKYDQKAVDTIAVAFGINGPYRAVAPGPNDRSCYPKPGALRIYKETLYAGFRFPPPMFVGRLLAEARICPTQLQPNGWKFIYCFLVQCRKHNLEPSVAVFRYLFKFVNAPNDEGWVKIQYRNVARSIFVSDTAPDSLPLWKKQWFYVYMEGASWEDCFYSNFSRAEDGPVRSLKLGLEEEAAIRILMGDNLHHCSLLLSEASLQAHGLSDLGPKALATLGNIFKKRETAASKAIPVEKARTKRPRKEGGSPIVEKVPAFIAERPTAIDEDPNPYVVQWGLLNKDTIVGDSRAAAEWSKNVVTPRDKAHVVESSDDLQIELLGAQAVASVNTYLQAALHNLREVRTEKTIAERDRDRYLESSTANFERFREVEKELAIEKERVRTLEAELDRVRTEAIEDFKKSKEYEDLMAAEYDAAFPETFKSCWEAIIEELGSKIEGVTLEKFPVPPIPGKTSESSEDLEETEFGDSHPLETQEEEAQDGVDSPMAEDVEKEEEVPEEEGKAKEGDDQFDDGLP